A region from the Papio anubis isolate 15944 chromosome 6, Panubis1.0, whole genome shotgun sequence genome encodes:
- the CCN2 gene encoding CCN family member 2 isoform X1, with translation MTAAGVGPVRVAFVLFLAFCSRVSAGSSCCGRRLPGRDSGPAGEGVRADRAPLTAWSSPQPAVGQNCSGQCRCPAEQAPRCPAGVSLVLDGCGCCRVCAKQLGELCTERDPCDPHKGLFCDFGSPANRKIGVCTAKDGAPCIFGGTVYRSGESFQSSCKYQCTCLDGAVGCMPLCSMDVRLPSPDCPFPRRVKLPGKCCEEWVCDEPKDQTVVGPALAAYRLEDTFGPDPTMIRANCLVQTTEWSACSKTCGMGISTRVTNDNASCRLEKQSRLCMVRPCEADLEENIKKGKKCIRTPKISKPIKFELSGCTSVKTYRAKFCGVCTDGRCCTPHRTTTLPVEFKCPDGEVMKKNMMFIKTCACHYNCPGDNDIFESLYYRKMYGDMA, from the exons ATGACCGCCGCCGGCGTGGGCCCCGTCCGCGTCGCCTTCGTGCTCTTCCTCGCCTTCTGCAGCCGGGTAAGCGCCGGGAGCTCCTGCTGCGGCCGGCGGCTGCCAGGGAGGGACTCGGGGCCGGCCGGGGAGGGCGTGCGAGCCGACCGAGCGCCGCTGACCGCCTGGTCCTCCCCACAGCCGGCCGTCGGCCAGAACTGCAGCGGGCAGTGCCGATGCCCGGCCGAGCAGGCGCCGCGCTGCCCGGCGGGCGTGAGCCTCGTGCTGGACGGTTGCGGCTGCTGCCGCGTCTGCGCCAAGCAGCTGGGCGAGCTGTGCACCGAGCGCGACCCCTGCGACCCGCACAAGGGCCTCTTCTGCGACTTCGGCTCCCCGGCCAACCGCAAGATCGGCGTGTGCACCG cCAAAGATGGTGCTCCCTGCATCTTCGGTGGCACGGTGTACCGCAGCGGAGAGTCCTTCCAGAGCAGCTGCAAGTACCAGTGCACGTGCCTGGACGGGGCGGTGGGCTGCATGCCCCTGTGCAGCATGGACGTTCGCCTGCCCAGCCCTGACTGCCCCTTCCCGAGGAGGGTCAAGCTGCCCGGGAAATGCTGTGAGGAGTGGGTGTGTGACGAGCCCAAGGACCAAACCGTGGTTGGGCCTGCCCTCGCGG CTTACCGACTGGAAGACACGTTTGGCCCAGACCCAACTATGATTAGAGCCAACTGCCTGGTCCAGACCACAGAGTGGAGCGCCTGTTCCAAGACCTGTGGGATGGGCATCTCCACCCGGGTTACCAATGACAACGCCTCTTGCAGGCTAGAGAAGCAGAGCCGCCTGTGCATGGTCAGGCCTTGCGAAGCTGACCTGGAAGAGAACATTAAG AAGGGCAAAAAGTGCATCCGTACCCCCAAAATCTCCAAGCCTATCAAGTTTGAGCTTTCTGGCTGCACCAGCGTGAAGACATACCGAGCTAAATTCTGCGGAGTATGTACCGACGGCCGATGCTGCACCCCCCACAGAACCACCACCCTGCCAGTGGAGTTCAAGTGCCCTGACGGCGAGGTCATGAAGAAGAACATGATGTTCATCAAGACCTGTGCCTGCCATTACAACTGTCCCGGAGACAATGACATCTTTGAGTCGCTGTACTACAGGAAGATGTACGGAGACATGGCGTGA
- the CCN2 gene encoding connective tissue growth factor precursor (The RefSeq protein has 1 substitution compared to this genomic sequence), which translates to MTAAGVGPVRVAFVLFLAFCSRPAVGQNCSGPCRCPAEQAPRCPAGVSLVLDGCGCCRVCAKQLGELCTERDPCDPHKGLFCDFGSPANRKIGVCTAKDGAPCIFGGTVYRSGESFQSSCKYQCTCLDGAVGCMPLCSMDVRLPSPDCPFPRRVKLPGKCCEEWVCDEPKDQTVVGPALAAYRLEDTFGPDPTMIRANCLVQTTEWSACSKTCGMGISTRVTNDNASCRLEKQSRLCMVRPCEADLEENIKKGKKCIRTPKISKPIKFELSGCTSVKTYRAKFCGVCTDGRCCTPHRTTTLPVEFKCPDGEVMKKNMMFIKTCACHYNCPGDNDIFESLYYRKMYGDMA; encoded by the exons ATGACCGCCGCCGGCGTGGGCCCCGTCCGCGTCGCCTTCGTGCTCTTCCTCGCCTTCTGCAGCCGG CCGGCCGTCGGCCAGAACTGCAGCGGGCAGTGCCGATGCCCGGCCGAGCAGGCGCCGCGCTGCCCGGCGGGCGTGAGCCTCGTGCTGGACGGTTGCGGCTGCTGCCGCGTCTGCGCCAAGCAGCTGGGCGAGCTGTGCACCGAGCGCGACCCCTGCGACCCGCACAAGGGCCTCTTCTGCGACTTCGGCTCCCCGGCCAACCGCAAGATCGGCGTGTGCACCG cCAAAGATGGTGCTCCCTGCATCTTCGGTGGCACGGTGTACCGCAGCGGAGAGTCCTTCCAGAGCAGCTGCAAGTACCAGTGCACGTGCCTGGACGGGGCGGTGGGCTGCATGCCCCTGTGCAGCATGGACGTTCGCCTGCCCAGCCCTGACTGCCCCTTCCCGAGGAGGGTCAAGCTGCCCGGGAAATGCTGTGAGGAGTGGGTGTGTGACGAGCCCAAGGACCAAACCGTGGTTGGGCCTGCCCTCGCGG CTTACCGACTGGAAGACACGTTTGGCCCAGACCCAACTATGATTAGAGCCAACTGCCTGGTCCAGACCACAGAGTGGAGCGCCTGTTCCAAGACCTGTGGGATGGGCATCTCCACCCGGGTTACCAATGACAACGCCTCTTGCAGGCTAGAGAAGCAGAGCCGCCTGTGCATGGTCAGGCCTTGCGAAGCTGACCTGGAAGAGAACATTAAG AAGGGCAAAAAGTGCATCCGTACCCCCAAAATCTCCAAGCCTATCAAGTTTGAGCTTTCTGGCTGCACCAGCGTGAAGACATACCGAGCTAAATTCTGCGGAGTATGTACCGACGGCCGATGCTGCACCCCCCACAGAACCACCACCCTGCCAGTGGAGTTCAAGTGCCCTGACGGCGAGGTCATGAAGAAGAACATGATGTTCATCAAGACCTGTGCCTGCCATTACAACTGTCCCGGAGACAATGACATCTTTGAGTCGCTGTACTACAGGAAGATGTACGGAGACATGGCGTGA